From the Anopheles merus strain MAF chromosome 2L, AmerM5.1, whole genome shotgun sequence genome, the window ACAacaatttttgtgtgtgatttgaaatgttaaaaatgatTAACTACACAACGATTGCATTGTTAAGTTTATTGTTAAAAGCGAAACATTTACATTCGACCGACCAAACTACGTATCGAGCAATGTGCCGCGCGTCTTTTTCGGTGGCGGTGGTTCAATCTTTTCCTTCAGCACGTCCTCATTCGTCTTGCCGCCCTTTCGCTCGAGCTGTTTCTCGATGATGCGCGCATTGTTGGCGTAGCTGTCCGCTACCTCCCGTGCCTCAatttcgtcctcctcctcgtcgatGGTCGACACGGTTACGGAGCTGAATTTGCCCATGTTCTTCGTGTGCTTCGTGACCATCACCTTCTTAGGCTCCAGCGTCGGATTCAGGCTGGCGCTGGGCGTTTTGATGATTTCCGATATTTTGGCTTCGCTCTTGCACTTTACCAGCGCTCGCTTGATCACGAACGTCACCTGCGGATCGTTACTATGCCGGTAGTACAGCGGTAGGCCACACTTTTTGCACTTCAAGCGGTGCTGCTTCTCGATGCCCGCTTCCCGCTGGATGAAGACTGTTTCGCTCGGGTCCGCATTT encodes:
- the LOC121594347 gene encoding STING ER exit protein, translating into MPKVVSRSIVCSDSKDKEEYNETGPLNIYYCLCGQMSLILDCTLEKLPLRQLDGARVIDSARHANKVNADPSETVFIQREAGIEKQHRLKCKKCGLPLYYRHSNDPQVTFVIKRALVKCKSEAKISEIIKTPSASLNPTLEPKKVMVTKHTKNMGKFSSVTVSTIDEEEDEIEAREVADSYANNARIIEKQLERKGGKTNEDVLKEKIEPPPPKKTRGTLLDT